In one window of Henckelia pumila isolate YLH828 chromosome 1, ASM3356847v2, whole genome shotgun sequence DNA:
- the LOC140875382 gene encoding peptidyl-prolyl cis-trans isomerase CYP18-2, producing MSNTDGGPPEVTLETSMGAITVEMYYHHAPRTCDNFVKLARKGYYNNVKFHRVIKDFVVQGGDPTGTGRGGESIYGKHFDDEIRRELKHTGAGIISMANAGPNTNGSQFFITLAPAPSLDGKHTIFGRICRGMEIVKRLGSVQTDNTDRPIHDVKILRATVKD from the exons ATGTCGAATACGGACGGGGGGCCGCCGGAGGTCACTCTCGAGACCTCCATGGGTGCCATCACCGTCGAG ATGTATTATCACCACGCGCCGCGAACCTGCGATAATTTTGTGAAGCTCGCTCGCAAGGGCTATTACAACAATGTCAAATTTCACAGAGTCATCAAG GATTTTGTTGTGCAAGGAGGTGATCCTACTGGTACTGGAAGAGGTGGCGAATCGATATATGG TAAGCATTTTGATGATGAGATACGGAGGGAATTGAAGCATACAGGAGCTGGTATTATATCCATGGCAAATGCGGGTCCAAATACAAATGGGAGCCAATTCTTTATAACTTTGGCACCGGCACCTTCACTCGATG GTAAACATACAATATTTGGAAGGATATGTAGAGGAATGGAAATTGTCAAGAGGCTCGGCAGTGTTCAAACTGATAACACTGATAG GCCTATACATGACGTGAAGATCCTTCGGGCAACCGTCAAAGATTAG
- the LOC140875955 gene encoding small RNA-binding protein 11, chloroplastic-like: MAAMRNLSKNFMFGCISNPISSFLSSSPAILISCRGLASKLFVGGLSYHTTEEGLSEAFSECGQVIEATIVMDRVSDRSKGFGFVSYASEHEAEKAITEMNGKVLNGRLIFVDYAKPRSGYGGGTPIARGPPETAMDN; encoded by the exons ATGGCGGCCATGAGAAATCTATCGAAGAACTTCATGTTTGGTTGCATTTCTAATCCCATCTCCAGCTTTTTGTCATCATCTCCAGCGATTCTAATTTCTTGCCGAGGCTTAGCTTCCAAGCTTTTCGTCGGAG GACTTTCGTATCATACCACAGAAGAGGGTTTATCAGAGGCCTTTTCTGAATGTGGCCAAGTTATAGAAG CCACAATCGTGATGGATCGAGTATCAGACCGATCAAAGGGTTTTGGCTTCGTTTCCTACGCATCTGAGCACGAGGCGGAGAAAGCCATCACAGAAATGAATGGAAAG GTACTAAATGGACGCCTTATATTTGTGGATTATGCTAAGCCCAGATCAGGTTATGGTGGCGGCACGCCTATAGCTAGAGGACCCCCGGAAACAGCGATGGATAATTGA
- the LOC140885518 gene encoding vacuolar protein sorting-associated protein 55 homolog isoform X1, whose amino-acid sequence MISWPINAVLAGLAFMFSSSILLQIVACAIYSNWWPLLSALMYVLVPMPCLFFGGGSTQYLISRDGDGWMDAAKFLTGASAVGSMAIPIILRHAGLIGTGAMIIEFTSFFIFVCTVLCFHRASLDDEW is encoded by the exons ATGATTTCCTGGCCAATAAATGCAGT TCTTGCAGGACTTGCCTTCATGTTTTCATCCAGCATCCTGCTCCAGATCGTG GCTTGTGCAATATACAGCAATTGGTGGCCGCTTCTTTCAG CGCTCATGTATGTTCTTGTACCCATGCCTTGTTTGTTTTTTGGCGGTGGATCCACTCAGTATCTGATTAGTCGTGATGGTGATGG ATGGATGGACGCAGCTAAGTTCTTAACTGGGGCATCAGCAGTGGGGAGCATGGCCATTCCCATTATTCTCAGGCACGCAGGCTTGATTGGAACTGGAGCTATGATAATAGAATTCACTTCCTTTTTCATATTTGTGTGCACAGTCCTTTGTTTTCATCGTGCCAGCCTTGATGATGAGTGGTAA
- the LOC140876064 gene encoding protein S40-7-like, translating into MNQNGVAAHRHRRSPSYDRFIGVFSPPSETAFSSTPSAATGDELNEDDVFYNGDFSERQQGHPSGISHSLRRSEKFGILAALPERQGNLDGQFIVRKPALPSSSTTPFSRVIPSIPKPHSSSEVKYAQSLPARRFQQSAPVNVPMFPRKRRSGEASDVDYADEGDDDEMLPPHEIVARGSTQNQKNTFSVLEGVGRTLKGRDLRQVRNAVWQQTGFLD; encoded by the coding sequence ATGAATCAAAACGGTGTCGCAGCCCACCGCCACCGACGATCTCCGTCCTACGATCGATTCATCGGCGTATTCTCTCCTCCCTCGGAGACTGCGTTCTCTTCAACCCCCTCCGCGGCCACCGGCGACGAATTAAACGAAGACGACGTCTTCTACAACGGCGACTTCTCCGAGCGGCAGCAAGGACATCCCTCCGGGATCAGCCACAGCCTCCGCCGCTCGGAGAAGTTCGGAATCCTCGCGGCGTTGCCGGAGCGCCAGGGGAATCTCGACGGCCAGTTTATAGTCCGGAAACCTGCTCTCCCTTCCTCATCAACCACGCCGTTCTCGCGTGTTATCCCTTCGATACCGAAACCTCACTCGTCTTCGGAGGTTAAGTACGCGCAATCACTTCCGGCGCGACGGTTTCAGCAATCCGCGCCGGTGAACGTCCCGATGTTTCCGAGGAAGCGGAGGAGTGGAGAGGCTTCCGACGTTGACTACGCCGATGAAGGCGACGACGATGAGATGCTGCCGCCTCACGAAATCGTGGCCCGCGGATCGACGCAAAATCAGAAGAACACCTTCTCGGTGCTGGAAGGCGTGGGGAGGACGCTCAAGGGAAGAGATCTGCGGCAAGTGCGCAATGCCGTGTGGCAACAAACAGGTTTTCTGGACTAG
- the LOC140885518 gene encoding vacuolar protein sorting-associated protein 55 homolog isoform X2: MFSSSILLQIVACAIYSNWWPLLSALMYVLVPMPCLFFGGGSTQYLISRDGDGWMDAAKFLTGASAVGSMAIPIILRHAGLIGTGAMIIEFTSFFIFVCTVLCFHRASLDDEW, encoded by the exons ATGTTTTCATCCAGCATCCTGCTCCAGATCGTG GCTTGTGCAATATACAGCAATTGGTGGCCGCTTCTTTCAG CGCTCATGTATGTTCTTGTACCCATGCCTTGTTTGTTTTTTGGCGGTGGATCCACTCAGTATCTGATTAGTCGTGATGGTGATGG ATGGATGGACGCAGCTAAGTTCTTAACTGGGGCATCAGCAGTGGGGAGCATGGCCATTCCCATTATTCTCAGGCACGCAGGCTTGATTGGAACTGGAGCTATGATAATAGAATTCACTTCCTTTTTCATATTTGTGTGCACAGTCCTTTGTTTTCATCGTGCCAGCCTTGATGATGAGTGGTAA
- the LOC140875086 gene encoding probable F-box protein At2g36090, giving the protein MTKCQQKVYQRTPTILQLKEISHSRKMSKMTSPPPTAADAAEETIGTTGFSTLPTHIIESHVLTRLDGPALASAASCSAALRYLSSQNHLWTELCHSTWPSTTSPRATHIISTFPGGGPRAFFSHAFTNAQQNPISSSAANPPPELISAVDIHYRDKLILSKHQETESVSDWFRCSPFRIDLLETKEFVPTPIKHPEGDETCTDIVDGMSLSWILIDPIQRRVVNLSSHKPVTVQRHWLTGEVKIKFASILAAENGHVMCSAAVTCGGSDSGKMQVTEVSLEMEDMDGVHLNGKDSLASLHRALDGKKGGDRRLRYEDYLEMRRERKERKVKTEEALDMFCLGFGVSIVLAFFLFLFCR; this is encoded by the coding sequence ATGACCAAATGTCAGCAAAAAGTTTATCAAAGAACACCAACCATTCTTCAGCTCAAGGAAATCAGCCACAGTCGGAAGATGAGCAAGATGACTTCGCCGCCGCCAACCGCCGCTGACGCCGCGGAGGAGACGATAGGAACCACCGGTTTTTCCACCTTACCTACACACATCATAGAATCCCACGTCCTCACACGGTTGGACGGCCCAGCACTGGCCTCCGCCGCCAGCTGCTCCGCCGCACTCCGCTACCTTTCCTCCCAGAACCACCTCTGGACCGAGTTATGCCACTCCACATGGCCTTCCACCACCTCTCCCCGCGCGACCCACATCATCTCCACCTTCCCCGGCGGCGGCCCTCGCGCCTTTTTCTCGCACGCTTTCACAAACGCTCAGCAGAATCCGATCAGCTCCTCCGCAGCGAATCCGCCTCCGGAACTGATCTCAGCCGTGGATATCCACTACAGGGACAAATTGATCCTCTCGAAACACCAGGAAACGGAATCGGTAAGCGACTGGTTCCGCTGCTCGCCGTTCAGAATAGATCTCCTGGAGACCAAAGAATTCGTCCCCACTCCGATCAAACACCCCGAAGGAGACGAAACTTGCACGGATATCGTCGACGGCATGAGTCTGAGCTGGATACTGATCGACCCGATTCAACGGCGAGTAGTGAACCTCTCATCCCACAAACCCGTCACAGTCCAACGCCACTGGCTCACCGGGGAAGTGAAGATCAAGTTCGCTTCAATCCTGGCCGCCGAAAACGGCCACGTAATGTGCAGCGCCGCCGTAACTTGCGGCGGATCCGACAGCGGGAAGATGCAGGTGACGGAAGTAAGCTTGGAAATGGAGGACATGGATGGGGTCCACTTGAACGGGAAGGACAGCCTGGCCAGTCTCCACCGTGCTTTGGACGGCAAGAAGGGCGGCGACCGGAGATTGAGGTACGAGGATTATTTGGAGATGCGGAGGGAGAGAAAAGAGAGAAAGGTGAAGACTGAAGAAGCTTTGGATATGTTCTGCTTGGGTTTCGGGGTCTCCATTGTGCTTGCCTTCTTCTTGTTCCTTTTCTGCAGATAG